Part of the Streptomyces sp. WMMC500 genome is shown below.
CTTGCTCACACGCACCGGGCCCCGCCGTCCGCGTCTACTGCGCCGCGGTCCACTCCTCCCAGGACATGTTCCAGCCGTTGAGGCCGTTGTCCGGGGCGATGACCTCGTCCTTGGCGTTCTTGACCTCGACCACGTCCCCGATCAGGGAGTTGCGGAAGAACCAGGAACCGGGCGTCGACCTGTCGCCGCCGCCGCGCGCGTCGTACAGGCCGATGCAGCCGTGGCTGGCGTTGGCCGAGCCGAAGGTGGCCTGGCCCGCCCAGTAGTTGCCGTGGATGAAGGTGCCGGAGGTGGACAGGCGCTGCGCGTGCGGTACGTCCTTGATGTCGTACTCGCCGCCGAAGCCGACGGTCTCGCCGTCCATCCTGGTGACCTCGAACTGCTCGCTGATCACCATCTTGCCGTTCCACGTCGGCGTGGACGGCGCGCCCGTGGTCACCGGGATGGTCTTGATGACCTTGCCGTTGCGCTCGACCTTCATCTTCTTGCTGTCGGCGTCGACCGTGCTCACCTGGCTGCGGCCGATCTCGAAGCTGACGTCCTTGTGCTGCTGGCCGTAGACGCCGTCCGCGCCCTCGACGCCGTCGAGGCGCAGGCTGAGCGTCACCTCGGTGCCCGGCGCCCAGTACTCCTCGGGGCGGAAGTCCAGGCGCTGGTTGCCGAACCAGTGGCCGTCGATCTCGACGCCGGGGTCGGCGGTGACCTCGATGGCCTCCTCGACCTCCGCGGTGTTCGCGATCGGCTGGTTGAAGTTGATCGACACCGGCATGCCGACGCCGACCGTGCTGCCGTCCTCGGGCGTGAAGTACCCGATGAAGGAGTTCTCCGGCACGACGGTGGTGAACGAGGCGTCCTTGACGGCCTCCAGGCCGTCGGAGTCCTGCGCGACGGCGTGCACCGTGTACTTGGTCTGGGTACGCAGATGGCCGGCCGGCTGCCACACGGCGCCGCTCTTCGAGATCTCGCCCTCGACCTCGGTGCCCTTCTCGTCCGCCACCTTCACGGAGACGAGCTTGCCCTTGTCCGCGGTCACCTTCAGCGCGCCCTGCGTGCCGACCGCCTCGGCGCCGTCCTTCGGCGTGATCTCGACGACGGCCTGCGAGACCTTCTGCTCACCGCCGCCCTGGGGACCCGCACCCCCCTTGCCGCCCTTGCCGCCGTCGTCGTCGTCCCCGCCGTCGGATCCCCCGCACGCCGTCACCAGGACGAGCACGGCGCCGGTCAGCAGCGCCGCCAGGCTGTGCCGGGTACGCACCCTTCGTATCCGCTCCACCTTCAACGCCGCATTCTCCCCTCGGCCACACCGAGCCTGACTTCCCCCGCGCGTGGTCCACAACGCGCCTTTGCGTTCAAGGTATCCCCAGCCACGGAGATGTGACGCCACGCGATTGTCACCGTTCGGTCCCAACTGATGTTCGCCCCGCGGCGCGCTCGCGGGGCGTTAAACCGGTGGCGTCCCGGAGGGCGCCGGGTGACACTGCAACCCGATGACCTCCTCTTCTGCTCCTTCTCCCGCTTCGTCCTCTCCCTCCTCCCCTGCCTCCTCCCCTGCCTCCGCCTCCGCGTCGCCGGCCCTCCCGGAGCCGCCCCGCCGGCCGTTGCGCAGCCGCGAGTTCGGCCTCTTCTTCGTCGCCCGCGCCATCGCCCGGCTCGGCGACATGATGGCGCCCGTCGCCCTCGCCGCCGGGCTGATCATGCACGGGTACGGCGCCGGTGCGGTCGGCCTGGCGATGGCGTCGATGACCGCGTGCTTCGCCGGGTTCGTCATCTTCGGCGGCGTCTTCGCGGACCGGTTCAACGCCCGCGCCGTGATGATCGGCGCCGACGTCGCCCGGATCGGCACGCAGCTCGCGATGGCCGGCCTGTTCCTCTCCGGCGGCGTCGTGCTCTGGCAGGTCTGCGCGCTGTCCGCGCTGAACGGCATCGCCGCAGCGATGTTCCAGCCCGGCGTCGCCGGCGTGATCCCGCGGATCGCGGACGACGTGCAGGGCGCCAACGCCTCCATCCGCACGGCCGAGTCGGCGATGACGCTCGCCGGCCCCGCGGCGGCGGGCGCCCTGGTGGGCCTCACCTCGCCGGGCGGCGTGTACGCCGCGCACGCCGGGACGTACGCCGTGAGCGCCCTCTGCCTGGCGCTGCTGCGGCTGCCGCCGCGCCCGGCGGACGACGCGCCGCCCGCGCGGCTGGCGAGGGGCGGGCGGGGGCGGGCGTTCCGGGCCGACCTGGCGGAGGGCTGGCGCGAGTTCTCCTCCCGCACCTGGATGTGGGCGGTCATCGCGGTGTGGATGGTCTTCATGATCGGCTCCTGGGGCCCGACGGTGCCGCTGCTGGCGGCGGAGGTGGTCAAGGAGTACGGGGCCGGGGCGTACGGCCTCGTGAACTCCGTGATGGGCGCCGGGATGGTCGTCGGCGGGCTGGTCGCGATGCGGCTGCGCCCCGCGCACCCGCTGCGCGCGGGGTCGGTCGCCATGCTCGGCTTCGGCGCGCAGCCGGCGGCGGTGGGGCTGGCGCTGCCGGTGCCGGCGATCGCCGGGGCGATGGCGGTCTCCGGGGCGGCGCTGGCGTTCTGGGGCGTGATGTGGGCGACGAGCGTCCAGACGCAGGTGCCGCCCGCGGCGCTGAGCCGGGTCAACGCGTACGAGATCGCCGGCTCGGTCGCCATGCTGCCGGTCGGCAACGCGCTCGCCGGGCCGGCGTCGGGGGCGTTCGGCGCGCACGAGGTGCTGGTGTTCAACGGCGTGCTGGCGCTGCTGGCGGCGGGCGCGCTGCTGTCCGTACCGGCGATACGCAACCTGCGCAGAGCCGACGGCGTGCGAAGAGATCCCCGTATGACCGACAGGTCGGGAGAAGGGAAAACAGGGTGAGCGCTTACCCTGCCCTTACGTAGGCTCGGAGGCGATGCCTGCCGCCGCGACACACACAGAAGAGCCCGAGCCCGCCGACTCCCCGACCGCCGCCGCTACCGGCCCCGACCTCGAAGAACCGCCCGCGGGCGGCGCGGAGGACCGCTCCGCGGTGCGCTCGCTGCTGCGCCTGTGGCCGTACGTGCGCCCGGTGCGGGTACGGCTGTTCTCGGCGGCCGGCGTGGCGATCGTCGCGTCCTGCATCGGACTGGTGATCCCGCTGGTGCTCAAGTGGCTCGTGGACGGCCCGGTGGCCGACCGCGACCCGGCCGGCGTGTGGCTCGGCGGGCTGGTCATCCTCGTGCTCGGCATCGCGGAGGCGGCGCTGTTCGGCTTCCGCCGCTGGCTGGTGGCCCGCCCGCTGGCCGGGGTGGAGGCGGCGATGCGGGCGAGCCTGTACCGGCACCTGCAGCGGCTGCCGGTCTCCTTCCACGACCGCTGGGCCTCCGGCCAACTGCTCTCCCGCGGCACGACTGACCTCCAGCTCATCCGGATGTTCCTGGCCTTCCCGCTGACGTTCCTGGTCGTCAACGGCACCACCATCGCGGTCGGCTGCGCGGTCCTGCTCGCGCAGGAGTGGACGCTCGGGCTGGTGCTGCTGGCGCCCGTGATCCCGCTGGTGGCGCTCTGCTCGTCCTTCGAGCGGCGCTTCTTCGGCGCCGCGCGCCGGGCGCAGGACCAGGTCGGCGACCTGACGACGGTGGTCGAGGAGGCGGTGCTCGGCATCCGCATCGTCAAGGGCTTCGGCCGGCACCGCAGCCAGGCGCAGGCATTCCGCCGGCTGACCCGTGAGCTGCGCGCCACCGAGTTGCACAAGGCGCGGCTGCTGGCGGGGATCTGGGCGCTGATCATGACGCTGCCGGAGCTGGCGATCGGCGCGGCGCTGGTGCTCGGCACGGTGCAGGTCGCGGACGGCGACCTGTCGGCGGGGACGCTGGTGGCGTTCCTGTCCACGGCGATGGCGCTGCGCTGGCCGGTGGAGTCGATCGGGTTCCTGCTGGCGATGTGCAACGAGGCGGCGACCGCGGCGGACCGCTACTTCGAGGTGATGGACGAGCCGGAGGCCGACGCGGCGGACCGCAAGGCCGCCGCGGGCGCCTCGGGCACCGCACACTCCGGGGCCTCGGCGGACCCCGGCGCCCCCGCGCCCCCCGCCGTCCCCGCGCAGCGCACCGCGTCCCCGCCCGGGCCAGGACCGGAGCCCCCGCCCTCCGCCGCCGACGGCATCCGCTTCACCGGTGTCGTCTTCCGCCACCCCGACGCCGGGCCGGACACCGCGCCCGTACTCGACGGCATCGACCTGCACGTGCGCTCCGGCGAGACCCTCGCCCTCGTCGGCGCGACCGGCAGCGGCAAGACGACGCTCACCGCGCTCGTCCCGCGCCTGTACGAGCCGACCGCCGGCCGCGTCAGCCTCGACGGCCGCGACATCACCGCCCTCCCCCGCGACGAGCTGCGCGCGCTGGTCGCCGTGGCGTTCGAGGAACCGACGCTCTTCTCCGCCACCGCCGGCGCGAACGTCCTCATGGGCTCGTACGAGGCCGAGGAGCACGACCTGCTGCGGGCGCTGGACATCGCGCAGGCGGACTTCGTCCACCGACTGCCGCACGGCCACCGCACGGAGGTCGGCGAGCAGGGACTCAGCCTCTCCGGCGGCCAGCGGCAGCGGCTCGCGCTGGCGCGGGCGATCGTGGGCCGGCCGCGCTTCCTCGTGCTCGACGACCCGCTCTCGGCGCTCGACGTGCACACCGAGGCGCTGGTGGAGGCCGCGCTGCGCCGGGTGCTGGCGACGACCACGGCGCTGGTGGTGGCGCACCGGCCGTCCACGGTGCTGCTCGCCGACCGGGTCGCGCTGCTGTCCGGCGGCCGGGTCGCGGCGGTGGGCACCCACGACGAACTGCTGCACGGCAGCGCGGAGTACCGCGCGCTGATGGCCGGCGTGACGGAGGAGCGGACACCGGACGCGGACGCGGCCGGGGCCGCGCACGGCGAGGAGGGGGAGCGGCGATGACGGCGACGGTCACCGAGAGACCCGGCGGCGAGGAGCCGGACGACGACCGCCCGCGCCCGCGGAGCGACCCGTTCGACCAGGACCTGCTGCCCGCGCCGGACGGCGCGTCCCGCACGCTGCTGGGCTCCCTGCTCGCCCCGCACCGGCGCCGGGTCGCCGCCGCGGCCGTGCTGATCCTGCTGCAGCAGGCCGCGGTGCAGGCAGGCCCGCTGCTCGTCGCGTACGCCATCGACCACGCCGTGCCCGCGCTGCGGCGCGACGACCACGGCCCGCTGATCGCCGTCGGCGTCGCGTACGCGGTCTGCGCGCTGGCCTCCGGGCTGCTCCAGCACACCTTCGTGCGCGCCGCCGCGCGCATCAACCAGGACGTGCTGCTCGACCTGCGCGGGCGGATCTTCCGCCACGCGCAGGCCCTCGACGTCGACTTCCACGACCGCTACACCTCCGGCCGGCTCATCTCCCGCTCCACCAGCGACGTGGAGTCGCTGCGCGAGCTGCTGAGCGAGGGGCTGCAGGAGCTGATCGTCGTCGTGCTCCAGGTGGTGTACATCGCCGCGCTGCTGCTCTGGCTGGACCTGGGGCTCGGCGGGGCGGCGCTGCTGTCGTTCGTGCCGCTGTACGCGCTGATCCGCAGCTTCCAGCGGCGGTCGATCAAGATCTACACCAAGCGGTCGACGGCCATCGCACAGGTGATCGTGAAGTTCGTCGAGACGATGAACGGCATCCGGCCCGTCCAGGCGTTCCGCCGGGAACGGGCGAACGACGAGGACTTCGACCGGCTCAACGGGCACCACGAGCGGGTCAACGGCGACTCCATCCTCGAGATGGCCCGGTACGTCGTCTCCTCCCGGCTGACGGCGAACTTCGCGGTCGCCGCGATCGTGCTGTGGGGCGCGTACCGGGTGGCGGAGGACGAGCTGGCGCTGGGGGTGCTGGCCGCGGCGGTGCTGTACCTGCGGCGGCTGTACGACCCGATCGACCGGCTCGGGATGTTCCTCAACTCCTACCAGTCGGCGGCGGCGTCGCTGCAGAAGATCGCCGGGCTGCTGGCGCAGCGGCCGGGCGTGGCGGAGCCGGCGGAGCCGCGCCCGCTGCCGGCGCGCCCGGAGGGGCTGCCGGGCCGGGAGGTCCGCTTCGAGGAGGTCGGCTTCTCCTACCGTACGGGCGGCGAGGTGCTGCCCCGCTTCGACCTGACGGTGCCCGCCGGGCAGACGGTCGCGGTCGTCGGCTCGACGGGGGCGGGGAAGTCGACGCTGGCCAAGCTGCTGGCGCGGTTCTACGACCCGAGCGCGGGCCGGGTCCTGCTGGACGGGGTGGACCTGCGGGAGATCGGGAACGCGGAGCTGCGGCGCGCCGTCGTGATGGTCACGCAGGAGGCGTTCCTGTTCTCGGGCACGGTCGCGGAGAACATCGCGATCGGCCGCCCGGAGGCGACCCGCGAGGAGATCGAGGCGGCGGCGAGGGCGCTGGGCGCGCACGAGTTCATCACGGCCCTGCCGGACGGCTACGACACCGACGTACGCAAGCGCGGCGGCCGCATCTCGGCGGGCCAGCGCCAGTTGGTCGCGTTCGCCCGCGCGCTGCTGGCCGACCCGGCGGTGGTGATCCTCGACGAGGCCACGTCGTCGCTGGACATCCCCGGTGAACAGGCGGTCCAGCGGGCGATGCGGACGGTGCTGCACGGCCGCACGGCGGTGGTCATCGCCCACCGCCTTTCGACGGTGGAGATCGCGGACCGCGTCCTGGTGATGGCCCAGGGCCGCATCGTGGAGGACGGCCCCCCGGCCACCCTGATCGCCGACCGCGGCCGCTTCGCGGCGCTGCACCAGGCGTGGCAGGACAGCACCCTGTGACCTCCGGCCGGGCCGCCGGGCCGCGGCCGGCCGCCGCTACAGCGCGCGCAGCCAGGCGCCGAGCGCGGCGAAGTCCGCGTCGGTGAGTCCCCGGCCGGGGTCGACGCGGTGCAGCAGGGCCCGCTCCGGATGGTGGGCGCCGACCCAGTCGCGGTCGGCGTCGGTGATCTCGTCGTCCACCCAGGCGAACGGACGGCCGGCCGCCCAGTCGACCAGGAGCGGGGTCTTCCAGTGCGGCCCGCCGCGTCCGGGCCCGCCGGCGTGCTCCGGGATGTCCACCACCGGCAGCTCCGGCAGGCCGAGGAGCGGGGCGACGCTCTCGTTGGCGTCGGCCTGCCAGGTCGTGGCCCACACCAGCTCGCACGGGAGCGCCGCCAGCCGGGGCCCGTCCGCCGGCTCGACCCGGGCCAGCAGCGGGTTCCCCGTGTCCGGCGCCGGCGGCGGGACGCGACCGGGGCGGCCGTGCCAGGTGGGTCCGAACGGGATGAGGGGGCCGTCGACGTCAAGAAAAAGCAGCGGACGTACGAAACCGATCACACCCGAACGCTAGGACCTGTCGTCAATCTCCCGCCACCGGCGGCCCCCAACGGGCCGGGTCGGGGTGCGGTTCGGGGGTGGGAGCGCGAAGGTGACCGGTGAAGGTGCACAGCGTGTCTACTCTGGCACGCTCCGTGACTGAAATGCTATTCTTCGTTCCGGCTTTCACGCCATGAAAGTTGACGATTCCCTCTCCGGTAACCGCAGCTCAGCGCACGCGTCACTGGACTGGACCATAAAGGGTGGCGGTCCCCCCTTCTCAGGCAGGCGTTCCTATGCGTCACTCTTGTCGTGTTCGCATCAGAACACCGGTCTGTCCGTACAGCAGCACCAGCACCGCCTCTCCCCACCCCCACAGAGCACACGAGTGCCAGGAGGCCGCGATGCACGTGAACAGATCACTGACCCACCGCCTCTTCTCGCGCCGCGCCGGCCGCACCCGCGCCGGCGCCGCCGTCGTCCTCGGCGCATCCCTCGCCCTGGTCGCGGGGCTCACCGCACCGTCGGCCGCGTCCTCGCCTGCGGACGACGCCGACAGGAAGAAGAAGAACCCCGTGCCGCTCGGCCACGCATACATGGGCATGGGCGTGGACGCGGACCAGTCGTCCCCTGACGTCAGCCCGAGGGACCACACCAGCGGCGTGCAGGGCATCGACGTCTCGCACTGGCAGGGCAGCATCAACTGGACGTCGGTGCGCAACGCCGGCATCCAGTTCGCCTGGATGAAGGCGACCGAGGGGACGACCTACAAGGACCCGCGGTTCAACACCAACTACCCGGCGGCGTACCGCGCCGGCGTCATCCGCGGCGCCTACCACTTCGCCCGGCCGAACTCCTCCAGCGGCGCCGCCCAGGCCAACTTCTTCGCCTCCAACGGCGGCGCCTGGTCCCGCGACAACCTGACCCTGCCCGGCGTGCTGGACATCGAGAACAACCCCTCCGGCTCCGCCTGCTACGGGCTCTCGCAGTCCGCGATGCGCAACTGGATCCTCGACTTCTACAACACCTACAAGTCGCGGACCAGCCGTGACGTGGTCATCTACACCAGCCCGAGCTGGTGGAACAGTTGCACCGGCGGCTGGAACGGCATGTCCTCGCGCAGCCCGCTGTGGGTCGCGCACTGGACCTCCGCGCACAACCCGTCGCTCCCGGGCGGCTTCCCCTTCTACACGGTGTGGCAGTACACGAGCACCGGGCGGGTCTCCGGCATCTCCGGCAACGTCGACCGCAACAAGTTCAACGGTTCGCGCGCCCGGCTGCTGGCGCTGGCGAACAACACCCCGTAGCCCGGGGAGCGCAGGCGACGAAGGGGCCGGCCGGGCCGACGGCCGGCCCCTTCCGCGTGGGCCCCGGACAGCGAGGGGTCACAAAAGATGAAAGTTGCTCTACTCTTCCGCCATGTCGTGGACGCGTAAGGTCCGAACGGCGCTCCTCCCGCTCGTCGCGCTGGGCGCGCTGCTGCTCACCACCGCCCCCGCCGCCGCCCACGAGGAGCGCCCCGTCGCGTTCCCCGACGGCTCTGGCAGCGTGCCGGAGTACCGGGACGAGGAGCCCGACCTGCTGGTCTGCAAGCCCGGCCGGGCCGGCTTCGAGGCGCGGATCGCCGACTTCCCCGCCGCCCTGCGCGCGCGCAACCTCCGGCTCTACGAGCGCTGCCGCGACCGCGGCTACGAGCATCTGCAGCAGGCCGTCGACGCCGTCGACGAGTCCGGTATGACCATCGCCGTGCTGCCCGGCGTCTACCTGGAGGAACCGAGCCGGCCCGGGCCCGGCGGGGCCTGCGCGCGGCTGAAGGCGCCGCGGTCCGACTTCGGGTACCAGATCCTGTCGTACGCGCAGCAGAAGCGCTGCCCGCACAACCAGAACCTGGTGGCGATCATGGGCAAGCGCAACCTGCAGATCGAGGGCACCGGCGCCGACCGCGGCGACGTCGTCATCGACGGCCAGTACCGCAAGCTCAACGTCATCCGCGCGGACGCCGCCGACGGCGTCTACTTCCGCAACTTCACCGCCCAGCGCTCCACGTTCAACTCGCTGTACGTGCTGGCCGCCGACGGCTTCGTCATCGACGACGTGCTCACCCGCTGGAACGACGAGTACGGCTTTCTGACCTTCGCCTCCGACCACGGCCTGTACCGCGACTGCGAGTCGTACGGCAACGGCGACTCCGGCATCTACCCGGGCAGCGCCTCCGACATCAACGAAGGCCGCGGCTACGACGTGCCCCGCTACGCCATCGAGATCACCGGCTGCCGCAGCCACCACAACATGGTCGGCTACTCCGGCACCGCCGGCGACTCCGTCTGGGTCCACGACAACGAGTTCGACCACAACATGGGCGGCGCCTCCATGGACAGCGCCTTCCCCGGCCACCCCGGGCTGCCGCAGAACCACGCGAAGTTCGAGCGGAACCTGATCCACGACAACAACCAGAACTACTACCCGTACGTCGCCGACGGCACCTGCGCCAAGCCGCCCGCGGAACGCGGCTACGAGCAGGGCGTGGTCTGCCCGCAGATATCCATGCCGCCCGGCACCGGCATCATCACCGCGGGCGGCAACTGGAACATCTACCGGGACAACTGGATCTACGGGCACCAGCGCGCGGCGTTCTACCTCAACGCGGTCCCCGCGTTCATCCGCGGCGAGGGCGCGCTCGGCAAGCAACTCGACACCTCGCACCACAACCGCTACGCCGGCAACCACCTCGGCGTCGACCGGGCGGGCAACGAGCGGCCCAACAAGACGGACGTGTGGTGGGACGGGCAGGGCGAGGGCAACTGCTGGCAGGGGGACGCGGGGGCGAGCAACCCGCGCACGCTGCCGGAGTGCGGCGCGCGGCCGGGCGACGTCTCCGGCGGCTCGGACCGGATCATCGGCGAGCCGGTGAAGCTGGCGCAGTTGCTGGTCTGCGCGGAGTACGACGTGCAGGCGCGGAAGCTGCCCGCGGGGTGCGACTGGTACGGGGCGCGGGGCATCGAGCGGATCGAGGTGCAGATCGCGCTGGCCGTGGCGGTGGTGCTGGGGCTGGTCGGCGGGGTGCTGTGGTGGCGGCTGCTGCGGCGCGACGCGGTGGCCGCGGGCGCGGCGGTGGCGGGGGCGGCGGGGCTGGTGCTCGACGTGGTCGGGTCGGCCTCCTCGTACGCGCACACGTGGGTGCCGGTGATCGCGCTGGTGCTGACGGGCGCGTGGTGGACGGCGACCGGGCTGCGGCTGCGGGTCCGCCTCGGCGGCGGGCGGCCGGGGTTCACGGGCGTCACGGTGGCGATGGGCGTGCTGACGCTGCTGGACGCCTTCGACAAGGCGGTGCTGCTGATCCCGTGGATCCCGCTGAGTCCGGCGTGGCTGCGGACGCTGCTGGGGCTGGTGTGGGTGGTCTGGGCGGTGATCGCGGTGGCCAGGCGCGCGCCCGCGGCCGACCCCGTGTCCGACCCGGCGGCGGATCCCGAGGGCGACCCGCCGCCGGACCCGGAGGCCGGAGCGCGGCCGGGCCGCCCCGCGGCCGGCCCGGCCCCGGAGGCCGGCCTCGCATGAGCCGGCGCACTCCCGCCCCCGCGGTCTCGCCCGCCGCCCGTACCGGCGTCGCCGCCGCGGCGCTTCTGCTGGTCCTCGCCGGCGGCTGCTCCCGGGGCGACACCCACCACGAGCCCGGCACCGGCCACGAGGTCGCCACCGGATCCGTACCCCCCGCCACCGACGTCCCCGACCGCGGCGCCGACGGCTCGGACGCGGGCGCCGGCACCACCGTCGAGATCGCCGTACGGGACGGGCGGGTCAGCCCCGCGCCGGGACGCGTCGAGGTGGGACCCGGCGAGCGCGTCACGCTCCGCGTCACCAGCGACACCGACGACGAACTCCACGTCCACGGCTACGACGAGACCGCGGTACTGCGCGCCGGCGAGCCCGCCGAACTGGCGTTCACCGCGGACCGCACCGGGATCTTCGACGTCGAGACGCACGGCTCCGGTCTCGTCCTCACCCAGCTCATGGTGCGCTGATGCCGCTCGCCCACGGCGTCGGCGGCACCCAGGACCTGCCGATACCCGCCTTCTACGCCTACGCCGGCGGCTTCGCCGCGCTACTCGTCTCCTTCCTCGCGCTCGGCCTCCTCTGGCCCCGGCCCCGCTACGCCGGCGCCACCGCCGGACGCCCCCTGCCCCGCGCCGTCCAGCGCCTCGCCGCCGCGCCCGCCCTGCGCCGCACCGCCGCGGGCGCCGGACTCGCCGCCGCCGCGTTCGTCGTCGGCCACCTGCTCCTCGGCCCCGACGACCCCGACCGCAACCCCGCGCCCGGCGCGGTCTACGTCCTCCTCTGGGTCGGCCTGGTCCCCGCCTCCCTCCTCCTCGGCCCCGTGTGGCGCCTGCTCAACCCCCTCCGCACGCTCCACGCCCTGGCCTGCCGCGCCCTGCGCCGCGACCCCGCGGCCGGCCGCCCGTTGCCCGGGTGGGTCGGCCAGCGGCCCGCCGCCGCCGGGCTGCTGGCGTTCACCTGGCTGGAGCTGGCCGCGCCAGAACCGGCCGCCACCGCCTCCCTGTCGGCCTTCCTCGCCGCGTACGCCGCCGTCCAGCTCACCGGCGCCGCGGTCCACGGCGACCGCTGGTTCGCGCGGTGCGACCCCTTCGAGGCGTACAGCGCGCTGCTCGCCCGGCTTGCGCCCGTCGGCCGCCGCCCCGCCGACGGCGTGCTCGTCGTGCGCTCCCCCCTCGCCGGCCTCGACGCCACCCCCGCCGTGCCGGGGCTGGTCGCCGTGCTGTGCGTCCTCGTCGGCTCCACCGCCTACGACGGCTTCTCCGCCGCCCCCTCCTGGATCGACACCCTGCAGACCTCCTCCCTCGGCCGCACCCCCACCGCCACGCTCGGACTGGTCACCGCCGTCGCCCTCGTCGCCGTCCTGTACGCGCTCTGCGCGGCGGCCGTACGCCTGGTCTCCGGCCGCCTCGCCCACCCGCTGGCCGCCTTCGCCCACTCCCTCCTGCCGATCGCGCTCGGCTACCTCGTCGCCCACTACTTCACCCTCTTCGTCACCGAAGCCCCCCGTACCGTCTCCCAGGCGTGGGGCACTGACGACCCGCCCCCGGCCGAGCCCCCGCTCTCCCCCGGTGGCCTCGCCGCGCTCCAGGTCGCCGCCGTCGTCACCGGCCACGTCCTCGGTGTCGTCGCCGCCCACGACCGCGCCGTCCGCCTCTTCCCGCCCGCCCGCGCGGTCGCCGGCCAACTGCCGCTGCTCGCCCTGATGGTGTGCTACACGGTCGGCGGCCTGACCCTCCTGCTGGCCGCGTAGCACCGGAGGTCCGGCACCATGGACGACGTGAGCGCTCCCTCCCTCCGCCGCACCCCCGTCCAGCAGCGCAGCGCCGAGCGGCTGGCCCGGATCCTCGACGCCTGCGCCGAACTCCTCGACGAGACCGGCTACGAGGACCTGACGACCAGCGCGGTCGCCGACCGGGCGGGCGTCCCCATCGGCTCGGTGTACCGCTTCTTCCCCAACAAACGCGCCCTCGCCGACGCGCTGGCCGCGCGCAACCTCGACGACTTCACCGGCCGCGTCACCCGCCGGCTGGCCGCCGAGCCGGCGCGGGCCGGCTGGCGGCGCATCCTGGACTCGATGCTGGCGGAGTACGTCGCGATGATGCGCACGGTCCCGGGCTTCGCGCAGGTCGACTTCGAGGCCAACGACCCGGTGGCGGCCCGGCTGTGCGACATCCTGGCAGAGCGGCTGTCCCTGCCGGTGACGGCCTCGCTCCAGCGCTCCTGCCTGGTGGCGGTCGAGGCGGCCGACGCGCTGCTCCAACTCGCCTTCCGCACCGACCCGGACGGGGACGCGGCGCTGCTGGCGGAGACGCGCACGCTGCTGCACGCCTATCTGTCCCGCTCGCTGGACTGAGCGGGCGGGGGCCCGGCGGCGCGGACCGGGGGAAGGCGCGGGTCGCGGTCAGCCGCCCAGGGCCGCCTTCACCTCCGCCCGGCGCCGCGGCCGGTCGTGGCTCTCCACGTACCACTCGTACTCCTCGCCCACCAGGCTCCGCGCCAGCGCCAGGTCCGGCTCCGCCCCCTCCTCCCGCAGGTGGTACGGCGGCGGGTAGAAGCAGTCGCCCGTGAACAGGACGCCCTCCGACGGCACTCCGGCCACCGTCGAGTCCGCCGCGTGGCCGCCGCCGACGTGCCGCAGCTCCACCGTCACGCCGCCGAGCCGGATCACGTGCCGGTCGGTGAACGTCTCGTCGGGCGGCACGACGCGGAAGGCGTCCCAGCCGTCCTCCGCCATGGCGCGCGAGCGTGCGGCGTAGCTCGGGACCAGCCGGGGGTCACGGGCCATCTCGGCCCGTACGTACGCCTCCGACCACGGCTTCTCCGCCTCCGCGCGCAGCGCGTCCGCCGTCAGCTCGTGCGCGGTGACGGGCAC
Proteins encoded:
- a CDS encoding HAD domain-containing protein, yielding MIGFVRPLLFLDVDGPLIPFGPTWHGRPGRVPPPAPDTGNPLLARVEPADGPRLAALPCELVWATTWQADANESVAPLLGLPELPVVDIPEHAGGPGRGGPHWKTPLLVDWAAGRPFAWVDDEITDADRDWVGAHHPERALLHRVDPGRGLTDADFAALGAWLRAL
- a CDS encoding lysozyme, yielding MHVNRSLTHRLFSRRAGRTRAGAAVVLGASLALVAGLTAPSAASSPADDADRKKKNPVPLGHAYMGMGVDADQSSPDVSPRDHTSGVQGIDVSHWQGSINWTSVRNAGIQFAWMKATEGTTYKDPRFNTNYPAAYRAGVIRGAYHFARPNSSSGAAQANFFASNGGAWSRDNLTLPGVLDIENNPSGSACYGLSQSAMRNWILDFYNTYKSRTSRDVVIYTSPSWWNSCTGGWNGMSSRSPLWVAHWTSAHNPSLPGGFPFYTVWQYTSTGRVSGISGNVDRNKFNGSRARLLALANNTP
- a CDS encoding right-handed parallel beta-helix repeat-containing protein, with protein sequence MSWTRKVRTALLPLVALGALLLTTAPAAAHEERPVAFPDGSGSVPEYRDEEPDLLVCKPGRAGFEARIADFPAALRARNLRLYERCRDRGYEHLQQAVDAVDESGMTIAVLPGVYLEEPSRPGPGGACARLKAPRSDFGYQILSYAQQKRCPHNQNLVAIMGKRNLQIEGTGADRGDVVIDGQYRKLNVIRADAADGVYFRNFTAQRSTFNSLYVLAADGFVIDDVLTRWNDEYGFLTFASDHGLYRDCESYGNGDSGIYPGSASDINEGRGYDVPRYAIEITGCRSHHNMVGYSGTAGDSVWVHDNEFDHNMGGASMDSAFPGHPGLPQNHAKFERNLIHDNNQNYYPYVADGTCAKPPAERGYEQGVVCPQISMPPGTGIITAGGNWNIYRDNWIYGHQRAAFYLNAVPAFIRGEGALGKQLDTSHHNRYAGNHLGVDRAGNERPNKTDVWWDGQGEGNCWQGDAGASNPRTLPECGARPGDVSGGSDRIIGEPVKLAQLLVCAEYDVQARKLPAGCDWYGARGIERIEVQIALAVAVVLGLVGGVLWWRLLRRDAVAAGAAVAGAAGLVLDVVGSASSYAHTWVPVIALVLTGAWWTATGLRLRVRLGGGRPGFTGVTVAMGVLTLLDAFDKAVLLIPWIPLSPAWLRTLLGLVWVVWAVIAVARRAPAADPVSDPAADPEGDPPPDPEAGARPGRPAAGPAPEAGLA
- a CDS encoding TetR/AcrR family transcriptional regulator, whose translation is MDDVSAPSLRRTPVQQRSAERLARILDACAELLDETGYEDLTTSAVADRAGVPIGSVYRFFPNKRALADALAARNLDDFTGRVTRRLAAEPARAGWRRILDSMLAEYVAMMRTVPGFAQVDFEANDPVAARLCDILAERLSLPVTASLQRSCLVAVEAADALLQLAFRTDPDGDAALLAETRTLLHAYLSRSLD
- a CDS encoding MBL fold metallo-hydrolase, whose product is MAEAVPGLIRITERVWLWPHHPDPDRVQAAVGVIAGDDGCLLVDAGHSPALARRIAGALGGAGLPRARGVVYTHHHWDHVWGAGEWGVPVTAHELTADALRAEAEKPWSEAYVRAEMARDPRLVPSYAARSRAMAEDGWDAFRVVPPDETFTDRHVIRLGGVTVELRHVGGGHAADSTVAGVPSEGVLFTGDCFYPPPYHLREEGAEPDLALARSLVGEEYEWYVESHDRPRRRAEVKAALGG